A single genomic interval of Portunus trituberculatus isolate SZX2019 chromosome 41, ASM1759143v1, whole genome shotgun sequence harbors:
- the LOC123516679 gene encoding hepatitis A virus cellular receptor 1-like, with the protein MDNVWAAVWLTLLANEISSAPPIRKPNEEFCFVAELNTGRTAFNSLTQINPNSPWHCKYHCHQQGHRHASVEYGYYCGCATLEDFNEILDNPSVDCIETCHENDCMICGGLYVANFFTVPENISVPPDNVCDLPSTTTIGVTTVTPTLPSTTLLTNLLTTIPSTLKTVTTSFPVNTTIPASTPDTITTTTITDQITSDTSLPTTDVNTNTSTTVTPTSTISDVLNSTTHVPTSTLVLDTNTITSITPTAASTNFTDKTPTDFTASTTPIILSPTSTINSKTNNGIGHGNNNNNTETWNGSDNSTSNGNETQVTAGPGMYALYVTLTVL; encoded by the exons ATGGACAACGTGTGGGCAGCAGTATGGCTGACTCTGTTAGCGAACG AAATTAGCAGCGCACCACCGATTCGGAAGCCAAACGAAGAATTCTGTTTCGTGGCGGAACTCAATACTGGGAGGACAGCCTTCAATAGCCTGACTCAGATCAATCCAAATTCACCTTGGCATTGCAAgtaccactgccaccaacagGGCCACAGACATGCCTCTGTCGAGTATGG atacTATTGTGGCTGCGCAACATTAGAGGATTTTAATGAAATATTGGACAACCCATCCGTGGATTGTATCGAGACTTGCCATGAAAACGACTGCATGATATGTGGAGGCCTATATGTAGCTAACTTTTTCACtgtgccag aaaATATATCAGTCCCTCCAGACAACGTATGCGAtttaccatcaacaacaacaattggtGTCACCACTGTGACACCAACCTTGCCATCCACGACCCTCCTTACTAACCTGCTCACCACTATTCCTAGTACCCTGAAAACAGTCACCACTTCCTTCCCAGTCAATACCACAATTCCTGCATCCACCCctgacaccatcaccaccactacaatcaccGACCAAATTACTTCAGACACCAGTCTTCCTACCACTGATGTCAATACTAACACAAGCACCACAGTCACTCCCACCTCTACAATCAGTGATGTCCTTAACTCTACCACTCATGTTCCCACAAGCACTCTCGTTCTTGACACTAACACGATTACAAGTATTACCCCCACTGCTGCATCTACAAACTTCACTGACAAGACACCTACAGACTTCACTGCCAGCACGACTCCTATCATACTCAGTCCCACATCCACCATAAACAGCAAGACCAATAATGGTATTGGccatggtaataacaataataatactgagaCTTGGAACGGGAGTGACAACAGCACCTCCAACGGAAATGAAACACAGGTCACAGCAGGACCAGGTATGTATGCTTTATACGTCACTCTGACAGTTttgtga